The Rhodothermus marinus DSM 4252 DNA segment TTCCAGCAGCGGCTCGCGTACGGTCTCCATGGCCGCGAACATGGCCTCGCGGAAGGCGAAGATGTCGCCGTAGCTCAGCGTCAGCGTGTCCGGCGGCGTGCCGTAGAGCTGCTCGTATTCGACAAGAAGCGAGCGGTACAGTTCACGAAACCGGACGTCCGCCTCGATGCCGGGCTGACGACTCAGTGCGGCCAGGGCTTCCAGCGCTTCATCCAGGAGTTGGGCAGCCTGATCCAGATCGCCGTCCGCTTCCGCTTTGAGAATACGTGCCTGTTGATCGTACAGGCGGGCCAGGTATTCGAGAAGCTCCGCTTCACTCAGACTGTCGGCTGGTGGAAGCAATCCCGCCAGCCCGGCGCCGAGCAGCCGTACCCGGCGGGCAAAGGGAATTTCTTCGGAAGGATACGCCTGAAGTCGTTCCAGCGGAAGTGGCGGAGCGATTCGCCTCGTATCCTGCGCACGTCCTGTTCCGACCAGACTCCACGCAAGTAGCAACAGGAATAGCCCTCGTAACACAGCCGCCCTCATTTTTGACCGTTCACGTATCACTTCAACACGTTGCCCAACGATACACACCAGCCGCGTTTATTGCAAGGGGGACGCCTGATTTTTACGGTATCGGCGTTCGACGGCGTCGGTAAAGGCGACGGCCGGTTCGCTGTAGATATTCACCTGATAGCGGCGGAAGACCTCGCGGGCGATGAGCTGCGAGGCCTCGGCCCAGGTGGGCGTGTCGCGCAACAGGCGCAGCACGCGGAGGTAAGCGGAACGGTCGCCATTGAACAGGTGCGTGATGAACAGCTCCCGGTTGCGCAGCCCCGTCTCGCCCAGCACTTCGCGCTCCAGCTCCGCCGTGGGCGGCGCCGGCATCTGCTCGGCCGGGGGTTGCTGGTAGAACTGCATCCAGCGAGGCAGGGCGGCGGCTTCGTTGGCGGATCGGGCCTCGCCTGCGCCGGCCTGCTGCAGCTGGAATCGGCGCCAGAGCGGCAGAGCTTCCGCTTCTTCTTCGGCGACAGGGGCGGTACCCGGAGCCGATAGCTCCTTGCCGGCCAGCAGGCGCTCGAGCGCCTCGGCCGTGAGCAAGGCGGTGCCCTCGGCCTGAAGGCGCTGCACCAGATCCGGCTGCTGTTTTTCCGTGAAGAAGGCGATCAGCAGCGAGGCAGGTAGCACGACGGGACGTTCCGGCAGCAGGGCCGCCAGTTCGTAGAGCGGGCGCAGCAGGCGCACCCACGCTTCGGCGTCGAAGTCGGCCGTCAGCTCGCGATCGACGCGCACGAGCAGGCTCTCGAAGCGCTCGCGTTCCAGATGGGCTACCTGTTTTTCCTCGACGTAGAGGGCAACGGCCTCCCGGAAGTAGGCATAGGGCTGAAACCAGTGCATGCGGCGCAGCGCTTCGTCGGCCGGGACCGAATCGGCTTCGGCAAAGACATGGGCCGTGAGCGTGCGGATCGGTTGCACCAGGTAGCCGGCCAGCGCCTGAAGGCTTTCGCCGAGCAATTCGGGCCAGACCGAAGCGGGAATGCGCACGTGTGAGCGAAGCCGGTTGCGAAGCTGCTGATAGGCTTCCTGGATGTCCGGCGCCTCGGTGTCGAACCAGGTGTCGTCGAGCACCGGCAGCATGGTTTCGGCCCGGGCGATCGCCTGATGCTGGAGGTGGTGCACCAGCGCGTCGGGCAGGCCCAGCCGGCGAAGCTCCTGAATCGAATAGGCACGGGTGGGCGGCAACGTCGCCTGAAGCTGGCGGTACAGCAGCCGGACAAATTCGGTCATGGCGCGACAGCCCGATTCGTGGACGGGTTCGCGCCTTATAAAGCCGCCTACAGGGTGAGTTCCAGCGACAGGTCGAGTGCCTGTACGGAGTGGGTCAGGGCGCCGCAGGAGATGGCCTCGACGCCGGTGGCGGCGATGGCCTCGGCCGTTTCGAGCGTGATGTTACCGGAAGCTTCCGTGTGGAAGCGGCCGCCGATGCGCCGGACGGCCTCTCGGAGGGGCTCGACGTCGAGCGTGCCGTCGGGCAGGTGCCGGGCGAAGTTGTCCAGCAGGATCCAGTCGACGCCGCCCGTGGCGAGAATGGCATCGACGTCTTCCAGCGATTGCGCTTCGATCTCGATGGGAATGTCGAGCCGGTGCTGCTCCCGATAGCGTCGGGCGGCTTCGATGGCTTCGCGGATGCCGCCGGCCGCCACGATGTGGTTGTCTTTGATCAGGATCATGTCGTAGAGGCCCAGGCGGTGGTTGGTGCCGCCGCCCAGGCGCACGGCCCATTTGTCCAGCAGCCGGAGTCCCGGGGCGGTCTTGCGGGTGTCGAGCACTTTGGTGCCGTAAGGTCGGACGCGTTCCACCAGGCGGCGGGTGGCCGTGGCGATGCCGCTCATGCGTTGCAGCAGATTCAGCGCCAGGCGCTCGGCCATGAGCAAGCTGCGGGCGCGGCCTTCCACCGTGCCGAAGATGGTGCCGGCCGTCACGCGCGAGCCGTCCGCCTGGTGCCAGCGGACGTGCACGTCGGGATCGACGAGCTGAAAGACGCGCGCGGCCACCTGGAGTCCGGCCACGACGCCGTTTGCTTTCGCCAGGAAGAGCCCGCGGGCCTGTCGCTCGGGGGGCACGGTGGCCTCGGTGGTGACGTCGCCCGGACCGATGTCTTCGGCCAGCCACTGCCGGATCAGACGGTCCAGCGTGGCTTCGTCGAGGTAAGGAGGCCAGTCGGTCGAAGTGATCGGGGCGGCGGACATAAGACGTCAGCGCTGACCGTCGGGCGAGAGCGAGGGTTCCAGGGCTTTCTGCAGCACGTCCAGCAGCGCCTGCGGGGCCCGGACGGGACGGTTGCGGGCGCGATCGACAAAGCAGAGCGTCACGCGTCCGGTCGCCAGCAGCTCCTGCGTTTCGTGGCGGCGCACTTCGTAGTCGAGGTGCAGCCGGGCGCGGGGCAGCTCACGGATCATGGTGATCACGTCCAGCAGCTCGTCGTAGTAGGCCGGTCGGTGAAAGCGCAGGCTCAGGTCCACCACGGGCATGATGATGCCAGAGGCCTCGAGTTCGCGGTAGGGCAGCCCCAGATCGCGCAGCGCTTCGGTGCGGGCCGCTTCCAGATAGTCCACGTAGTGGGCGTGGTAGACCATGCCCATCGGATCGCATTCCCGATAGCGCACCCGGTGCTGATAGACGTGTCGAATCATGAGGCTCCGGTTTCGGTTGAGGGCGTGGCTTCGGGCTCTTCGCGGTAGACGCCCATCCGGGCGAATTTTTCGATACGGGCGTCGATCAGTGCGCGCGGCTCGAGGCCTTCCAGTTCCTGCAGCGCCCGGGCGATGGCGGCGCCGACGGCCTGGAAGGTGGCTTCGGGATCACGATGGGCTCCGCCGATGGGTTCGGGGATGATCTCGTCGATGACGCCCAGCTTGAGCAGGTCGGCCGCGGTGAGCTTCAGCGCACGGGCTGCCTCTTCTTTGTAATCCCAGGAACGCCAGAGAATCTGCGAGCAGCTTTCGGGGGCGATGACCGAGTACCAGGCGTTTTCCAGCATCAGGATGCGGTCGCCCACGCCGATGCCCAGCGCACCACCCGAGGCCCCTTCGCCGATCACCACGACCACGATGGGCACGGGCAGGCGCGCCATTTCGAACAGGTTGCGGGCGATCGCTTCGGCCTGGCCGTGTTCTTCGGCTTCGATGCCCGGATAGGCGCCCGGCGTGTCGAGCATCGTCACGACGGGCTTGCCGAACTTGGCCGCCAGCTTCATCAGCCGGAGCGCCTTGCGATAGCCTTCGGGGTTGGGCATCCCGAAGCGGCGATATTTCCGGCTTTTCGTGTCGCGCCCTTTCTGATGGCCCACGAACAGCACGGTGCGGTCGCGGTAGCCGAAGCGGCTGCCCTGGAACGTGGCAAAGCCGCCCACGATGGCCGGATCGTCCCCGGCGCAGCGGTCGCCGTGCAGTTCGACGAACCCTTCCGAGAGCGCCCCGATGTAATCGAGCGTATAGGGGCGGTCGGGGTGGCGGGCGATCTGCACCCGTTGCCAGCGCGTCAGGTTGCGGTAGACCGACTCCCGCAGGGCCGCCACCCGGGCTTCAAGGGCCGATATTTCGGCAGAAAGGTCCACCTCGGGATTTTCGGCCATCAGGGCGCGCATCTCGTCGAGCTTCTCCTCAAGCTCGGCGATAGGCTTTTCAAAATCAAGCAGGTATTGTGAGGAATTCCGAGCCATGGGCCTGTTCAGGTTGTCTGCAGCAGCCGACGGATGGCCTGCAGGAGCAGGCGCAGTTCCAGCCAGGCGGTTCGCTGTTGCATATAATAAGCATAAAGTTGGCGAATATCTTCCGGCGTGCGTGGCGGGGTGGGGCGGGCTTCGCTGACGGCAAACAGGCCGGGCCGGATGCCCCAGCCCTCGGGCAGCAGCGCGCATTCGTCCGGGTGGCAGCCGACGAGCGTGCGGCGTCCACGTAGCACGTCGGGCAGGCCGTCGAGGCGCCGGACCAGTTGCCGCAGGCCGGGTCGGGCGCTCAGGCGGGCCATTCCCTTCAGCAACGGCCGCAGGATCAGCCCCACCAGTGCCAGCCCGCACTCCAACGCACGGCCCAGGGGGAGGCTCCGCAGCGTGGGCAGGGCGGCCTCGGCGTCGACGAGCGAGGGCGGCTCAAGCGTTTCGATGTGCGCTTTGCCGATCACATGGGGGCGGCCTTCGGGCAGGATCTTGAACTGCACGGGCAGGTCGCGCAGCTGCTGGATGAGCTGCAGCACGGTGGTGTGCGACAGGCCCGCCGTGGCGAAGATCACGGCATCCACCTGGCGCAGTCGCACCAGGTCGCGCAGGTGGTGCAGCGCGCCCAGTCGTGGGGGTGTCTCCTGATCCGTACCGTCCGGCTCCGGCGATACATATCCGATGAGCTGAAAAGAAGGCCAGGGAGCGGCCTCAAGTAGCCGGTGCAGGCGTCGGGCTTCGTCGGTGGGGCCCACCAGCAGCGCCCGCTGCAGCCGGGCGGCATGGCGGCGACGCCACACCAGTCGCCAGCCCAGCAGTGCGGCCAGCGCGAACGGCGCGCTCAGCAGCACTACCATCCGGGAGAATGCGATGTCGGGTACCAGAAACGACAGCGTACCCATGAACAGCAGCCCGATCAGTGTGCCGTAGAAGACCGGGCGCAATTGCCATATGCGGCCGCGCCGGTAGCCGCCCATCAGCGCAATGCCGGCTACCGTGCTCAGCGCATAGGCCGGCACCACGCTGAGCAGAAAGAGCGCGGCCAGAGGGCGTCCGGCCGCCAGCGAGCGCAGCCATCCGCCCAGCGTGACGATCAGGGCGGTCAGCAGGCCGTCGATCACCAGCGGAGCCAGCCGGCGCGCGCCCCGGTGCAGTGCCGAGAGCCCGGCCCGCAGGGCAATGCCGAGCCGCAGCAGAGTCAGAAAGGTCGGCGAGTACCGATCGCGAAAGTGTTTTTCGACGAACCGCAGCATCGCCCCGTAGAACAGGCGCACGTAGCGCAGTTCGCCTTTTTTGGTGCTTTCGCCCTTGTAGTGGATGATCTGCGTGCGGGGCGTATAGACGATCTTCCAGCCGGCCTGCTGAATGCGGTAGCACCAGTCCAGGTCTTCGCCATACATGAAGAAGTCTTCGTCGAGCAGGCCCGCGCCGCCGTCCGGCTGCAACCCGTTGGGCAGCAGGTGCGCGGTGGGGCCAAGGCCTTCTCGGCACAGGCGCTCGTAGGCCATGCGTGAAAAGTAGAGGGCGGCGTGCCGGACGAACATGCAGGAGCCGCTGAGCGCGTCGACTTCGGTTTCGACCTCGGGCGACAGGTAGGTCAGGTTGTAGCGACCGAAACGGCGGCTGTGTGGAAACAGGCGGCTGAGCCCCACCATGCGGTAGAAGGCAACGGCCGGTGTAGGGAAGGACCGGCGGCTTTCCGGCGCGAAGGAGCCGTCCGGGTTGAGGATCTTGCAGCCGGCCGCCCCCACCTCGGGATGCGCGTCCAGAAAGTCCACCATCGCACGCAGCGTATCTTCCTGCACGATGGTGTCGGGATTGAGCAGCAGCAGGTAGCGGCCGCGAGCCCGGCGGATCGCCTGATTGTTGGCGCGGCTGAACCCGACGTTTTCGGTATTGGCGATGAGGTGTACCTCGGGGAAATGCGCACGCACCATCTCGACGGAGCCGTCCACCGAGTTGTTGTCCACCACGAAGACTTCCAGCTCAAGACCGTCTGCCGCCCGGAAGACCGAGCGCAGCGCCTGTTCGAGCAGGTCGCGCACGTTGTAGTTGACGATGATGACCGACAGGTCGCAGGACTCCGGCGTGACCGGGTCGGCAGGGGCGGATATGGACGACGCGCACGACATCGATTCGGGGCGGCAGATCGCTACGGCACGGCCGGGTTCAAAGATAACACGAAAGCCTCAGGCCTTCGGCCCAAGGGTTTGCAAAAAAGAAAACGGCGGCATACTTTCTGTCCGGACCCGCCGATCGGCGAGATGTAGGCGGATTGCGGAAGCTCTGTCAACGATTCCCGAAAATCCTGCAAGGAATCTTCGGGGTGGTTGATTTTCTCGTGCTAAGTCCTGTAGTGTTAGGGCTGTTTTTGCAAAGAAATGCTTTTTATCCGAATTTCGCAGGAAAGGGCTCCCGCATTTTGCGGGAAACTGTAGATTCCTTCCTTATCCGAGAGTGTAGCCTGAGGCCTGGAACGTTATGCCGCAGATTTTTTCCAGAAAGACCAACCGGCTGCCGGCGCTTTCGCTGGCCGGTTCCGTCTTCGGGGGCGTGCTGGCCGTTTTTCTGGTCTGGTACTACTTTTCGCCCGAGTTTTACGAGGTAGGCTATGCGCCGCCCTACAGCCACCGCATTCACGTAGGCAAGCTGGGGCTGGACTGCCGCTACTGCCACAACTGGGTGGAGGTCTCCGACAAGGCGAACATTCCGCCCACGCAGACCTGTATCAACTGTCACAGCCAGATTCTGACCGACTCGCCCCGGCTGCAGGCCGTGCGCGATAGCTGGGCGACGGATCGGTCCATCGAATGGGTGAAGGTGCATCACCTGCCCGACTACGCGCACTTCAGCCATGCCTCGCATGTGAACAACGGAGTGGGGTGTGAGACCTGCCACGGCCGGATTGATCAGATGGACGTGGTGCGTCTGGTCGAGCCGCTGTCGATGGGCTGGTGTCTGGAGTGTCATCGCCAGCCGGAGCTGTACCTGCGGCCGCAGAGCGAAATCACCACGATGGGTTATCAGCCGCCGGCCGATTACATCGAGCGCAACTTGGAGCGCATCCGGAAAGAAGGGATTCGTCCTCCCACGAACTGCTCGGCCTGCCACTATTGAGCCGGGCTTTCTTGTTTTCTGTGAAGGAATCTTGCGTTTGTCGGTGGAGAGCGTCCTATGATTGAACTGCCTGTGGTCAATCCTGACGGTGCCGAGACGCCCGGTTCGGGCAAGCGCCTCTGGCGCAGCACGGCCGACCTGCGCCGGGATCCGGAATGGGTGAAGCTGGCGCACGACGAGTTCATGCCGGGGGTGGCGGAGCCGCCGAGCGGTACCTCGCGGCGCCAGTTTTTGCAAATCATGGGGGCGTCGATGGCGCTGGCCGGACTGACGGCCTGTCGCCGTCCCGTCGAGAAGATCCTGCCCTACGTGCGCCAGCCCGAAGAGATC contains these protein-coding regions:
- a CDS encoding cytochrome c3 family protein, producing MPQIFSRKTNRLPALSLAGSVFGGVLAVFLVWYYFSPEFYEVGYAPPYSHRIHVGKLGLDCRYCHNWVEVSDKANIPPTQTCINCHSQILTDSPRLQAVRDSWATDRSIEWVKVHHLPDYAHFSHASHVNNGVGCETCHGRIDQMDVVRLVEPLSMGWCLECHRQPELYLRPQSEITTMGYQPPADYIERNLERIRKEGIRPPTNCSACHY
- a CDS encoding glycosyltransferase, translated to MSCASSISAPADPVTPESCDLSVIIVNYNVRDLLEQALRSVFRAADGLELEVFVVDNNSVDGSVEMVRAHFPEVHLIANTENVGFSRANNQAIRRARGRYLLLLNPDTIVQEDTLRAMVDFLDAHPEVGAAGCKILNPDGSFAPESRRSFPTPAVAFYRMVGLSRLFPHSRRFGRYNLTYLSPEVETEVDALSGSCMFVRHAALYFSRMAYERLCREGLGPTAHLLPNGLQPDGGAGLLDEDFFMYGEDLDWCYRIQQAGWKIVYTPRTQIIHYKGESTKKGELRYVRLFYGAMLRFVEKHFRDRYSPTFLTLLRLGIALRAGLSALHRGARRLAPLVIDGLLTALIVTLGGWLRSLAAGRPLAALFLLSVVPAYALSTVAGIALMGGYRRGRIWQLRPVFYGTLIGLLFMGTLSFLVPDIAFSRMVVLLSAPFALAALLGWRLVWRRRHAARLQRALLVGPTDEARRLHRLLEAAPWPSFQLIGYVSPEPDGTDQETPPRLGALHHLRDLVRLRQVDAVIFATAGLSHTTVLQLIQQLRDLPVQFKILPEGRPHVIGKAHIETLEPPSLVDAEAALPTLRSLPLGRALECGLALVGLILRPLLKGMARLSARPGLRQLVRRLDGLPDVLRGRRTLVGCHPDECALLPEGWGIRPGLFAVSEARPTPPRTPEDIRQLYAYYMQQRTAWLELRLLLQAIRRLLQTT
- the nadC gene encoding carboxylating nicotinate-nucleotide diphosphorylase; amino-acid sequence: MSAAPITSTDWPPYLDEATLDRLIRQWLAEDIGPGDVTTEATVPPERQARGLFLAKANGVVAGLQVAARVFQLVDPDVHVRWHQADGSRVTAGTIFGTVEGRARSLLMAERLALNLLQRMSGIATATRRLVERVRPYGTKVLDTRKTAPGLRLLDKWAVRLGGGTNHRLGLYDMILIKDNHIVAAGGIREAIEAARRYREQHRLDIPIEIEAQSLEDVDAILATGGVDWILLDNFARHLPDGTLDVEPLREAVRRIGGRFHTEASGNITLETAEAIAATGVEAISCGALTHSVQALDLSLELTL
- a CDS encoding acetyl-CoA carboxylase carboxyltransferase subunit alpha, with the protein product MARNSSQYLLDFEKPIAELEEKLDEMRALMAENPEVDLSAEISALEARVAALRESVYRNLTRWQRVQIARHPDRPYTLDYIGALSEGFVELHGDRCAGDDPAIVGGFATFQGSRFGYRDRTVLFVGHQKGRDTKSRKYRRFGMPNPEGYRKALRLMKLAAKFGKPVVTMLDTPGAYPGIEAEEHGQAEAIARNLFEMARLPVPIVVVVIGEGASGGALGIGVGDRILMLENAWYSVIAPESCSQILWRSWDYKEEAARALKLTAADLLKLGVIDEIIPEPIGGAHRDPEATFQAVGAAIARALQELEGLEPRALIDARIEKFARMGVYREEPEATPSTETGAS
- a CDS encoding acyl-CoA thioesterase — its product is MIRHVYQHRVRYRECDPMGMVYHAHYVDYLEAARTEALRDLGLPYRELEASGIIMPVVDLSLRFHRPAYYDELLDVITMIRELPRARLHLDYEVRRHETQELLATGRVTLCFVDRARNRPVRAPQALLDVLQKALEPSLSPDGQR